A stretch of Sphingorhabdus sp. YGSMI21 DNA encodes these proteins:
- a CDS encoding ABC transporter ATP-binding protein has product MLELKNVTHIYPNGTKALDDVSLSIPKGMFGLLGPNGAGKSTLMRTVATLQTPTQGEIYFGDLDILQEPEKLRESLGYLPQDFGVYPRVSAYDMLDHMAVLKGIASAADRKATVETLLSQTNLWDVRKKAIAGFSGGMRQRFGIAQALIGNPELIIVDEPTAGLDPEERNRFLNLLAEIGENVVIILSTHIVEDVADLCPQMAVIANGRIELEGAPLDLIEKTGGTIWSKTIRREQLDDYRAKYEVISTRLFAGSTVIHILSSSDPKDGFAAVNGGLEDVYFSTLAGARKDIITEATAA; this is encoded by the coding sequence ATGCTGGAACTCAAGAATGTGACCCATATTTACCCGAACGGCACGAAAGCGCTGGACGATGTCAGCCTGTCGATCCCCAAGGGCATGTTCGGTTTGCTCGGTCCCAATGGCGCGGGAAAATCGACCTTGATGCGGACGGTGGCGACGCTGCAGACTCCCACGCAGGGCGAGATTTATTTCGGCGATCTGGATATTTTGCAGGAGCCGGAAAAACTGCGCGAATCGCTCGGTTATCTGCCGCAGGATTTCGGCGTCTATCCGCGTGTTTCGGCTTATGACATGCTCGACCATATGGCGGTATTGAAAGGAATCGCGTCGGCAGCGGATCGCAAGGCCACGGTCGAGACCCTGCTCAGCCAGACCAATCTCTGGGATGTCCGCAAAAAGGCGATCGCCGGTTTTTCCGGCGGGATGCGACAACGTTTCGGCATCGCCCAGGCGCTGATCGGCAATCCCGAGCTGATCATCGTCGACGAGCCGACAGCGGGCCTTGATCCCGAGGAACGCAACCGCTTCCTCAACCTGCTGGCCGAAATCGGCGAGAATGTCGTGATCATATTGTCGACCCATATCGTCGAGGATGTCGCCGACCTCTGCCCGCAAATGGCGGTCATCGCCAACGGCCGGATCGAGCTCGAGGGTGCACCGCTCGACCTGATCGAGAAAACCGGCGGGACGATCTGGTCCAAAACGATCCGGCGCGAGCAGCTCGACGACTATCGAGCCAAATATGAAGTCATCTCCACCCGCCTTTTCGCGGGCTCGACGGTCATCCACATCCTCAGCTCCAGCGATCCGAAGGACGGCTTCGCAGCGGTGAATGGCGGGCTGGAGGATGTCTATTTCTCGACTTTGGCCGGCGCGCGCAAGGATATCATAACCGAAGCCACGGCGGCCTGA
- a CDS encoding 2Fe-2S iron-sulfur cluster-binding protein, whose translation MPTIHVTGRDGEEKAVSVDAGVSVMEAIRDNGFDELLALCGGCCSCATCHVHIDADWKAKLPEMSEDEDDLLESSDHRDEYSRLSCQIELSDELDGLKVRIAEED comes from the coding sequence ATGCCAACGATTCACGTAACCGGCCGCGATGGCGAAGAAAAAGCGGTTTCCGTCGATGCCGGAGTCAGCGTCATGGAAGCGATCCGCGACAACGGATTTGACGAATTGCTCGCTCTGTGCGGCGGCTGCTGCTCCTGCGCAACCTGCCATGTCCACATCGACGCGGACTGGAAAGCCAAATTGCCGGAAATGAGCGAAGACGAAGATGATCTGCTGGAAAGCAGCGATCATCGCGACGAATATTCGCGGCTCAGCTGCCAGATCGAATTGTCCGACGAACTCGACGGCCTGAAGGTCCGGATCGCCGAAGAAGACTGA
- a CDS encoding M1 family aminopeptidase, translating to MFGKIAAFELRYQLRNPVFWVVTTIFFLLTFGAATSENVRIGDGGNVHANSPAALAETTIILSIFFMFVTTAFVANVIVRDDDSGFGPMVRSTQVSKFDYLIGRFTGAFGISAIAFLTVPLAVFLGSHMPWVDPETLGPNRLGDYLYAYFLLALPSIFLTSCLFFAVATVTRSMMYSYVAVIIFLVLYLVFSAVTEFDPALLLFSAYAEPFGGAAYEYITRYWTAAESNSMMAPFDGVLLANRLIWISISLAFLAFAYSRFSFAERGVSKRKLKKQQKKAAALAKEKPVLLATLPAARPGAATWARLAARTRFEMAQIFKSPAFFIIVFIGLFSSGAALLLNTVPYGTPAYPRTFYVIGILEGGFTLFPMILAIFYGGELVWRDRDRKMHEIIDSTSLPNWAYMVPKALAVIGVLLAALVISMLSAMLIQLGKGYTDLEFGKYLQWYLLPGTVEMVTLGILSVFVQALSPNKYIGWGIMVLYMVATIVFNIIGWNHPLYLFGQGIPVPLSDINGDMVSGVGAWWVRLYWGTFAAILALLAHFIWRRGTETSLLPRIRQLPRRLVSPAGGLLAILVAFTAATGFYIYQNTNVVNEYVARDGLEKMQAEYEKKYLKYEGLKQPAFTSIKLDIDIFPEEKKLDVSGSADIVNDTGAPVEVLHVRFQDPVVEVLSVDIPDSNLEMNDEKYKYRIYRLDTPMAVGEHRSIAFKARRQARGFRARDNDVRLVRNGTFLNNSEFSPQLGMNRAGLLTDRTTRRKYGLPSELRPPKLGDESAREQNYVGNADWVMSDITLSTSKEQTPIAPGSKISDEVKGDRRIARFVSTNPILAFFSIQSAEYAVAERSANGVDMAVYYQPEHGYNVETMLDATEISLAYFQKNFGPYQFDYARIIEFPGYASFAQAFAGTVPYSERIGFLANITDPDNIDYVTYVTAHEFGHQYWAHQLISANMQGGTLMVETMAQYSALMVMKQTYGEDKIRRFLKYELDNYLNARGSETLEELPLNKVEDQGYIHYRKGAVVMYLLQDRLGEDRVNKMLAALLDRYRFKGPPYATSTDLVEGFKSLARNDAERQLVTDLLERITIYDLKAGSASVTKLADGRYQTEVSIDAAKYYADGLGKESKADLADDIEIGLFVARPGQGAFNSKDVLYRKRHQITSGPQKIRIVTGKRPVFAGVDPYNKYIDRDSDDNIVEVSD from the coding sequence ATGTTCGGCAAAATCGCTGCGTTTGAACTGCGTTACCAGCTTCGCAACCCGGTTTTCTGGGTGGTGACCACTATCTTCTTCCTGCTCACCTTCGGGGCGGCAACATCGGAAAATGTGCGCATCGGCGATGGCGGCAATGTCCACGCCAACAGCCCGGCGGCGCTGGCCGAAACAACGATCATATTGTCGATTTTCTTCATGTTCGTGACCACGGCCTTCGTCGCGAATGTCATTGTCCGGGATGATGACAGCGGGTTCGGGCCGATGGTGCGATCGACCCAGGTTAGCAAGTTCGACTATCTGATCGGCCGGTTCACCGGCGCTTTCGGCATATCCGCGATCGCTTTTCTGACGGTGCCCCTGGCGGTTTTTCTCGGCAGTCACATGCCCTGGGTCGACCCGGAAACGCTTGGTCCCAACCGGCTCGGTGATTATCTCTACGCCTATTTCCTGCTGGCCTTGCCTTCGATATTCCTGACATCCTGTCTTTTCTTCGCCGTTGCCACCGTCACCCGGTCGATGATGTACAGCTATGTCGCCGTCATCATCTTTCTGGTGCTTTATCTGGTGTTCAGCGCGGTCACCGAATTCGATCCCGCGTTGCTCTTGTTCAGCGCCTATGCCGAGCCGTTTGGCGGAGCCGCCTATGAATATATAACCCGCTATTGGACCGCAGCGGAAAGCAACAGCATGATGGCGCCCTTTGACGGGGTGCTGCTGGCCAACCGGCTGATTTGGATCAGCATTTCTCTGGCGTTCCTGGCCTTCGCCTATTCGCGCTTCAGCTTTGCCGAGCGCGGGGTGTCGAAACGCAAGCTGAAGAAGCAGCAGAAGAAGGCCGCAGCGCTCGCTAAGGAGAAGCCGGTACTGCTCGCAACCTTGCCCGCCGCCAGGCCGGGCGCAGCCACCTGGGCAAGACTGGCCGCCCGAACGCGCTTCGAAATGGCGCAGATCTTCAAAAGCCCTGCCTTTTTCATCATCGTCTTCATTGGCCTGTTCTCTTCCGGGGCCGCCCTTCTGCTGAATACCGTGCCCTATGGTACGCCTGCCTATCCCAGGACATTCTATGTGATTGGCATCCTCGAAGGCGGTTTCACGCTATTTCCGATGATCCTCGCCATTTTTTACGGCGGCGAGCTGGTCTGGCGTGATCGCGACCGGAAAATGCACGAGATCATTGATTCCACCTCCCTGCCGAACTGGGCCTATATGGTGCCCAAGGCCCTGGCGGTTATCGGTGTGCTGCTGGCTGCACTGGTCATTTCCATGTTGTCGGCGATGCTCATTCAGCTGGGCAAGGGCTATACCGATCTGGAATTCGGCAAATATCTGCAATGGTATCTGTTACCCGGCACGGTGGAAATGGTCACGCTCGGCATCTTGTCAGTATTTGTCCAGGCGCTCAGCCCGAACAAATATATCGGCTGGGGTATCATGGTCCTCTACATGGTGGCGACGATTGTCTTCAACATCATTGGATGGAATCATCCGCTCTATCTGTTCGGCCAGGGCATTCCGGTGCCGCTTTCGGATATCAACGGCGATATGGTCAGCGGTGTCGGCGCCTGGTGGGTCCGTCTCTATTGGGGTACCTTTGCTGCGATATTGGCACTGCTGGCGCATTTCATCTGGCGGCGCGGGACTGAAACGAGCCTGCTGCCGCGCATCCGTCAGCTGCCGCGCCGGCTGGTCAGTCCGGCAGGCGGATTGCTGGCGATATTGGTAGCGTTCACTGCCGCGACCGGCTTTTACATCTACCAGAACACCAATGTCGTGAACGAATATGTCGCGCGTGACGGCCTTGAGAAAATGCAGGCCGAATATGAGAAGAAATATCTGAAATATGAAGGGCTGAAGCAGCCGGCCTTCACCAGCATCAAGCTGGATATCGATATTTTCCCCGAAGAGAAAAAGCTGGACGTTTCCGGTTCTGCGGACATTGTGAACGACACAGGCGCTCCGGTAGAGGTTCTGCACGTGCGTTTCCAGGATCCTGTCGTCGAGGTCCTGTCCGTCGATATTCCCGATTCCAACCTCGAAATGAACGACGAAAAATATAAATATCGCATCTACCGGCTCGACACTCCTATGGCGGTCGGCGAACATAGAAGCATCGCCTTCAAGGCCCGTCGCCAGGCCAGGGGCTTTCGGGCCCGTGACAATGATGTGCGCCTCGTCCGCAACGGTACTTTCCTGAACAACAGCGAATTTTCGCCTCAACTGGGGATGAATCGCGCCGGATTGCTGACCGACCGGACAACGCGCCGCAAATATGGGCTACCCTCGGAACTTCGGCCACCGAAGCTTGGCGACGAAAGCGCGCGGGAGCAAAATTATGTTGGCAATGCCGACTGGGTAATGTCCGATATCACTCTGAGTACCAGCAAGGAGCAGACCCCGATCGCGCCCGGTAGCAAAATATCGGACGAGGTGAAGGGCGACCGGCGCATCGCGAGATTTGTCTCGACCAATCCGATCCTTGCCTTTTTCTCGATCCAGTCGGCAGAATATGCGGTCGCCGAACGCAGCGCCAACGGCGTCGACATGGCGGTCTATTATCAGCCGGAGCATGGCTATAATGTCGAGACCATGCTGGATGCGACCGAAATATCGCTGGCTTATTTCCAGAAGAATTTCGGACCCTATCAGTTCGACTATGCGCGGATAATCGAGTTTCCCGGCTATGCCAGCTTCGCGCAGGCCTTTGCCGGAACCGTCCCCTATTCCGAGCGGATAGGGTTTCTGGCCAATATAACCGATCCGGACAATATTGACTATGTGACCTATGTGACAGCACATGAATTCGGCCATCAATATTGGGCGCATCAGCTAATCAGCGCCAATATGCAGGGCGGGACACTAATGGTGGAAACCATGGCGCAATATTCGGCACTGATGGTGATGAAGCAGACCTACGGCGAGGATAAAATCCGCCGCTTCCTCAAATATGAGCTCGACAATTATCTCAACGCCCGGGGCAGTGAGACGCTCGAAGAGCTGCCGCTCAACAAGGTCGAGGACCAGGGCTATATCCATTATCGCAAGGGCGCGGTGGTAATGTATCTGCTGCAGGACCGGCTTGGCGAAGACCGGGTCAACAAGATGCTTGCCGCGCTGCTCGACCGCTACAGGTTCAAGGGGCCTCCCTATGCGACGTCCACCGATCTGGTCGAGGGCTTCAAGTCGCTGGCGCGTAACGATGCGGAGCGGCAGCTGGTTACGGATCTGCTCGAGAGGATCACCATCTATGATCTGAAGGCCGGTTCTGCCAGCGTTACAAAACTGGCGGACGGGCGCTATCAAACCGAGGTTTCAATCGACGCTGCCAAATATTATGCCGATGGTCTGGGCAAGGAAAGCAAGGCCGACCTGGCCGACGACATCGAGATCGGCCTGTTCGTTGCAAGACCGGGCCAGGGAGCATTCAACAGCAAGGATGTTCTGTACCGGAAGCGCCACCAGATCACATCCGGACCGCAGAAAATCCGGATCGTGACAGGAAAAAGACCCGTTTTTGCCGGTGTCGATCCCTATAATAAATATATCGATCGGGACAGCGACGACAATATAGTCGAGGTCTCGGACTAG
- the rlmB gene encoding 23S rRNA (guanosine(2251)-2'-O)-methyltransferase RlmB has product MARKNKSIKKTGGGLKFWGRHAVEAALDNPRRVIKKISITREALATLEIPDDIPVVISDVADLGRVIPRDAPHQGMVADVDPLPDIWLGDILDQQSERPLLLLDQVTDPHNVGAILRSAAAFDAAAIITQDRHAPPESGVVAKSASGALEIVPWVRVVNLARALDDIADAGYWRIGLDGDAADELEPAMGTGKIALVMGAEGEGLRQNVAGHCDTLARLPMSSKMESLNVSNAAAIALYAEFTRKRGE; this is encoded by the coding sequence ATGGCACGCAAGAACAAATCGATAAAGAAAACCGGTGGTGGTCTCAAATTCTGGGGACGTCATGCTGTAGAAGCCGCGCTCGACAATCCGAGACGGGTGATCAAGAAAATCTCGATCACCCGCGAGGCCCTGGCAACGCTTGAGATTCCCGACGATATTCCGGTGGTGATCAGTGACGTTGCCGATCTCGGACGCGTGATTCCGCGTGATGCTCCGCATCAGGGCATGGTCGCCGATGTCGACCCCCTGCCCGATATCTGGCTCGGCGATATACTCGACCAGCAGAGCGAGCGACCGTTGCTTCTGCTGGACCAGGTCACCGACCCGCATAATGTCGGCGCGATATTGCGCTCCGCCGCTGCCTTTGACGCGGCGGCGATCATCACCCAGGACCGGCATGCCCCGCCCGAATCGGGGGTTGTGGCAAAATCGGCATCCGGGGCGCTGGAAATCGTCCCCTGGGTCCGCGTGGTCAATCTGGCCCGCGCCCTCGACGATATTGCCGATGCCGGATACTGGCGAATCGGACTCGATGGTGATGCTGCCGACGAGCTCGAGCCGGCGATGGGCACGGGCAAGATCGCGCTGGTCATGGGGGCTGAAGGCGAAGGCCTGCGGCAGAATGTTGCCGGCCATTGCGACACGTTGGCCCGCTTGCCGATGAGCAGCAAAATGGAAAGCCTGAACGTGTCGAACGCCGCCGCCATCGCCTTATATGCGGAGTTTACCAGAAAAAGGGGAGAATAG
- a CDS encoding SDR family NAD(P)-dependent oxidoreductase, with translation MTDVCMIIGAGAGIGGHVGKRFAQDGYHVALCRRSDQAGLDKMVAEIEAAGGKASGHLLNAVDEGAIEKLIDDVEADIGPINVVVYNLGAQIGNRALADTPLKTFELGWRMGTLGVFRVAQKLFPKMVERGGGALLVTSATSAMRGNAGQHSHAAAMGGRRMLCQSLNAEFAPQNIHVAHILIDSAVNAPDTLGKLLGPERFAKLREAKANGKDEIMEPAAIADTYFHIAHQHRSAWTFELDMRAFTDSAWWNHPVDL, from the coding sequence ATGACGGACGTTTGCATGATCATCGGGGCAGGCGCCGGCATTGGCGGCCATGTCGGCAAGCGTTTTGCGCAGGACGGCTATCATGTCGCCTTGTGTCGCCGCAGCGATCAGGCCGGACTCGACAAGATGGTCGCCGAAATTGAGGCTGCCGGCGGCAAGGCCTCGGGCCATTTGCTCAACGCGGTGGACGAGGGCGCGATCGAGAAGCTGATCGACGATGTCGAGGCCGATATCGGACCGATCAATGTCGTAGTCTATAATCTCGGCGCGCAGATCGGCAACCGGGCGCTGGCGGATACGCCGCTGAAGACCTTTGAACTGGGCTGGCGGATGGGCACGCTCGGCGTGTTCCGGGTGGCACAAAAGCTGTTCCCAAAGATGGTTGAACGCGGGGGAGGGGCGCTACTGGTGACCTCCGCGACCTCGGCGATGCGCGGCAATGCCGGACAGCATAGTCACGCGGCCGCGATGGGTGGCCGGCGGATGCTCTGCCAGTCGCTCAACGCTGAGTTCGCGCCGCAGAATATCCATGTCGCGCATATATTGATCGATAGCGCGGTCAACGCGCCGGACACTCTGGGCAAACTGCTCGGGCCGGAGCGCTTCGCCAAATTGCGGGAAGCCAAGGCCAATGGCAAGGACGAGATCATGGAACCGGCGGCAATCGCCGACACCTATTTCCATATCGCGCACCAGCATCGCTCGGCCTGGACCTTTGAGCTCGACATGCGCGCTTTCACCGACAGCGCCTGGTGGAATCACCCGGTCGATCTCTAG
- a CDS encoding recombinase family protein — protein sequence MNVVTYYRVSTAGQSRSGLGLDAQREAVRVFCSQRGCEVLAEYVEIESGGKNDRVELEKALHRAEVTGATLVVSRMDRLSRNVAFLATLQDSGARFVAADMPEANELTIHILAAVAQAERKAISTRTKEALAAAKARGVALGNPRGAAALREAGKGNKAALEAIKARADRYATKLAREVSELREGEGCKSLRELAAGLNSKSIKTPRGGKWYAASVRALLSRLDRLEASK from the coding sequence ATGAATGTTGTTACCTACTACCGCGTTTCCACCGCAGGGCAGAGCCGGTCTGGGCTGGGCCTAGATGCTCAACGGGAAGCCGTTCGAGTTTTCTGTAGTCAACGAGGCTGTGAGGTTCTGGCAGAATACGTTGAGATCGAGAGCGGCGGGAAGAACGACCGCGTTGAGTTGGAAAAAGCACTACACAGGGCAGAGGTAACAGGTGCTACCCTTGTAGTTTCCAGAATGGACAGATTGTCTCGTAACGTGGCCTTCCTTGCGACCCTACAGGACAGCGGAGCGCGGTTTGTTGCTGCCGACATGCCAGAGGCTAATGAACTCACCATCCACATCCTCGCTGCGGTTGCTCAAGCTGAGCGCAAGGCTATCTCTACACGGACCAAGGAGGCGCTTGCAGCAGCTAAGGCCCGTGGAGTGGCCTTGGGTAACCCTCGAGGTGCCGCAGCGCTCAGGGAGGCGGGAAAAGGGAACAAGGCAGCACTTGAAGCCATCAAGGCCCGTGCGGACCGTTACGCTACCAAGCTGGCCAGAGAAGTGTCTGAATTGCGGGAAGGCGAAGGCTGTAAGTCTCTCAGGGAACTTGCGGCAGGATTGAACAGCAAAAGCATTAAGACACCTAGAGGCGGCAAATGGTACGCGGCGTCGGTCAGGGCCTTGCTGTCCCGGCTGGACCGGCTGGAGGCCAGCAAGTGA
- a CDS encoding HEPN domain-containing protein: protein MKSVRHFDRAALHENAAKSIDREGLALLGLGTKEPFKNRLPDPFPTRQKLKTITDKDIEGEPKLSYTDRTGRTVAQYFVRDRHEIGLFDEGYAALRRLVELTLKAKPFNKGLSTKFVEEQIFNWWKDAYGLDTPASLTAHLFEKADEAVSEHHLLVPLSAIEIERSFEIGDVLVAPMDLAMLKRTSDKAKEKNPDHAEIIDQHFDKLTSELGHLTVVHVKVVGEPEFAEGHAEQTAFQIAEMFRFMSPAALSWNVAFPCFPHGCYQRRALTTLIIVDDKINRHSQGALDHGLYSWRLKFVELDRYMKSGFSNFSVFFESSPLTQFQTRVGKAISAFSEGVATHNVNNRLVYAMSALEHLLLKNGSEPIQSNVGERIAFLIAEDVATRRAIIANFSKAYALRSKQVHHLSAVDDENVLAEFFKNAWLTLHRAMQLMSGYEKHADFIDAIDNVKFGGG from the coding sequence ATGAAAAGTGTAAGGCATTTCGACCGAGCAGCACTCCATGAGAATGCTGCAAAATCCATCGATAGGGAAGGACTGGCGCTTCTTGGCCTCGGAACGAAAGAGCCTTTCAAAAATCGCTTGCCCGATCCGTTTCCTACTCGCCAGAAATTGAAGACAATAACCGACAAAGATATAGAGGGTGAACCGAAGCTCTCCTATACAGATCGCACTGGTCGCACTGTTGCGCAGTATTTTGTGCGAGATAGGCATGAGATTGGATTATTTGACGAAGGCTACGCCGCGCTTAGGAGATTGGTCGAGCTAACACTCAAGGCCAAGCCATTCAATAAAGGCCTGTCTACAAAATTCGTCGAAGAGCAAATCTTCAACTGGTGGAAGGATGCTTACGGCCTAGACACACCTGCTAGTCTTACAGCGCACCTCTTCGAAAAGGCAGATGAGGCCGTTAGCGAGCACCATCTGTTGGTGCCCCTTTCCGCAATCGAAATTGAGCGGTCTTTTGAGATCGGTGATGTTTTGGTCGCTCCAATGGACTTAGCAATGCTGAAGCGTACGAGTGATAAAGCAAAAGAGAAAAATCCAGATCACGCCGAAATAATCGACCAACATTTCGACAAGTTAACTTCCGAGCTGGGACATCTCACAGTTGTTCACGTCAAAGTCGTGGGAGAACCCGAATTTGCGGAAGGCCATGCCGAACAGACGGCTTTTCAAATTGCCGAGATGTTTCGTTTCATGTCTCCAGCTGCTCTAAGCTGGAACGTCGCGTTTCCTTGCTTCCCACATGGTTGCTACCAGCGCAGAGCGCTAACCACATTAATCATTGTCGATGACAAGATAAATCGCCATTCTCAGGGGGCGCTGGATCACGGGCTATACTCTTGGCGATTAAAGTTCGTTGAATTGGACCGCTATATGAAGAGTGGGTTCTCTAATTTCAGTGTGTTCTTTGAAAGTAGTCCTTTGACACAGTTCCAAACCCGAGTTGGAAAAGCCATCAGCGCATTCTCAGAAGGGGTTGCAACACACAACGTCAACAATCGTCTAGTTTACGCTATGTCCGCACTAGAACATCTTTTGTTGAAAAATGGCTCGGAACCGATCCAGAGTAATGTAGGGGAGCGAATTGCATTTCTAATCGCAGAGGATGTTGCAACACGCCGCGCAATAATCGCTAACTTTAGCAAGGCATACGCTCTCCGTTCCAAACAGGTGCACCATCTATCGGCTGTAGATGACGAAAACGTACTTGCCGAGTTTTTCAAAAACGCTTGGCTTACTCTCCACAGAGCGATGCAATTGATGTCTGGATACGAAAAACACGCCGATTTCATAGACGCCATCGACAACGTGAAATTCGGCGGAGGATGA
- a CDS encoding DNA-3-methyladenine glycosylase, with the protein MGLSKEMIKAGLDHAAAVEPRLAAAIESSGYPEPRIRPEGYETLLRTIVGQQVSVASAAAVWNKLEARLGDGCPPEALLATEFDELRACGLSRQKQGYARSLAELILSGGLDLDNLPQDDEEAIALLTKVKGIGRWSAEIYLLFAQGRPDIWPAGDLAIQVGVGDFLGLPARPSEKDVRDIAQSWSPHRGAVAIFTWHHYHVMVM; encoded by the coding sequence ATGGGCCTATCAAAAGAAATGATCAAAGCCGGACTGGACCATGCCGCTGCGGTTGAACCGCGACTGGCGGCTGCCATTGAATCCTCCGGCTATCCCGAGCCGCGCATCCGGCCGGAAGGCTATGAAACTTTGCTCCGCACCATCGTCGGACAGCAGGTCAGCGTGGCGTCGGCAGCAGCGGTCTGGAACAAGCTGGAAGCGCGGCTGGGCGATGGCTGTCCCCCCGAAGCGCTCCTTGCCACCGAATTTGACGAGCTGCGCGCCTGCGGCCTGTCGCGCCAGAAACAGGGCTATGCCAGAAGCCTGGCGGAGCTGATCTTGTCAGGTGGCCTCGACCTCGACAATCTGCCGCAGGATGATGAGGAAGCGATTGCGCTACTGACCAAGGTCAAGGGCATTGGCCGCTGGTCGGCGGAAATCTATCTTCTGTTCGCGCAGGGCCGTCCCGATATCTGGCCGGCCGGTGATCTTGCGATACAGGTCGGTGTTGGCGATTTTCTCGGCCTGCCGGCGCGCCCATCGGAAAAGGATGTCCGCGATATCGCGCAAAGCTGGTCCCCGCATCGCGGCGCCGTGGCGATATTTACCTGGCACCATTATCATGTGATGGTGATGTAG
- a CDS encoding helix-turn-helix transcriptional regulator translates to MTGKISASRKGFHNDQYRALIQALIDQRKSLGWSQQQFANALGRHQQFVSRYEIGERRLDIVEFVEIAEALKLDTIGLIRTIL, encoded by the coding sequence ATGACCGGCAAGATTTCAGCTTCGCGGAAAGGGTTTCACAATGACCAGTATCGTGCCCTCATTCAGGCGCTGATCGACCAAAGAAAGTCTCTGGGATGGAGCCAGCAGCAATTCGCAAATGCGTTGGGTCGGCATCAGCAGTTCGTATCCCGCTATGAAATAGGGGAGAGAAGACTAGATATAGTCGAGTTTGTTGAAATAGCGGAGGCGCTAAAATTGGATACAATCGGGCTGATCAGAACAATTCTGTAA
- a CDS encoding ParB/RepB/Spo0J family partition protein yields the protein MTKEPRWKSQELETADVRQKPEFQNRVKGIDGKHVQTLTRQLEKDGRLAPIEVAKIGKALYVVEGFHRLEVYKATGRKTIDAKVAQMTLSEAKDWALLANTTHGKNLSQADKASIFQRYIVAGRHVWSEGETMPVTALAGTLKSSRAISADINGIYSHETVRTKLKARGLDLDVTVEFPGGYKPRQPEEDMLVSEIRHEAIDSLWDFERHYQSLEMEDQQELLGIARGIIQNLEDGKKPNRVTECTGRIGLDI from the coding sequence GTGACGAAAGAACCTAGGTGGAAATCACAAGAACTTGAGACGGCGGATGTTCGACAGAAGCCAGAGTTTCAAAACCGTGTAAAAGGAATTGATGGGAAGCACGTCCAAACCCTCACACGGCAACTCGAAAAGGATGGCCGACTAGCACCCATAGAGGTCGCTAAGATCGGCAAGGCCCTTTACGTCGTTGAGGGCTTCCACCGGCTGGAGGTTTACAAGGCGACCGGCAGGAAAACCATAGACGCTAAGGTTGCTCAAATGACCCTCTCAGAGGCTAAAGATTGGGCCTTGCTGGCTAACACTACTCACGGGAAAAACCTCTCACAAGCCGACAAGGCGAGCATCTTTCAAAGATACATCGTAGCGGGAAGACATGTCTGGAGCGAAGGTGAAACCATGCCCGTAACGGCCTTAGCGGGAACACTTAAATCCAGTCGTGCCATCTCAGCGGACATAAACGGCATCTACAGTCACGAAACTGTCCGCACGAAACTGAAGGCACGCGGGCTGGACCTTGATGTTACCGTTGAGTTTCCCGGCGGGTACAAGCCCCGGCAACCGGAAGAGGATATGCTGGTCAGCGAGATACGGCATGAGGCTATCGACAGTCTTTGGGATTTTGAAAGGCACTATCAATCGCTGGAGATGGAAGACCAACAGGAACTGCTGGGGATCGCTCGGGGGATCATTCAGAACCTTGAGGACGGCAAGAAACCTAATCGGGTCACTGAATGTACCGGTAGGATCGGGCTTGACATTTAG